One segment of Triticum aestivum cultivar Chinese Spring chromosome 2A, IWGSC CS RefSeq v2.1, whole genome shotgun sequence DNA contains the following:
- the LOC123187628 gene encoding DDT domain-containing protein PTM isoform X1, protein MADLVGRAVRKAFPGFGVFSGVVESYDAEAGYFRVLYEDGDSEEIDADEMGSILVGAPMPPQPETPGGSAGKRPKKRRRGDGESPQGNVSVVAETVDGDGLANGPLPVLATPAKGGGAGGENGEAMAETAGKKRKIGPSPVRRSARQAKAAALAAEMEAAANVAAAAEAAETSSAEDVAPALIAATPQQSGRKRQRANGSGRSRAVARDLEDAALDRPLQKPNLPPSSQGLDLEGLPVMDVFQVYSCLRSFSKQLFLSPFALETFVAALRCKHVNPLIDWVHFALLRSLKNHLEDLAHEGDPPAIHCIRNLNWELLDLATWPIYLAEYLLTRGSELRYGMKLTDLKLLDTEYYWQPATVKLELLRSLCDDVIEIEAIRSELGSRMSELDGNDEGCRATGSRRKKRGSSVVALADSSQPPEGSDDTDDGNSDECYLCGMDGNLLCCDGCPSAFHSKCVGVVEDLLPEGEWHCPECSMQKYNGSRNMAKLVRGAEVLGSDPHGRLYFGTCGYLLVVDSCDVDSPCHYYGQMDLHSLITVLTPCHPSYNPILNVISLFRGIATETSNINGRYENSKECSTSDHETDRRQSSLKQSSEHEQCTIEKHGSQQLDTGKICTSNSDQDASHQSYTLRRATISQNGNETTANEKPNQTSQPNASGANKDSCNSKQDDVGLHVNGLSAENQKDASPKKEASNCCLSSGNAMYINYYSFGQIAASAAEELKHKLSENEEGKKHGPDAVSFRLKTICKKYVNVFALTDQKLSVELLKEKCGWCNSCQISGGSDCIFRFTDVKCMESPKPCAVGPLSEKNKESHIVLATHSMLSIEKRLNGLLSGPWQNPQYSMYWRKAVLMASDVSSLKQPLLMLESSLRRVAFSGEWQKPADSVEVVGSAAHILVRTSNKSAGYAIARKPGRKPLAIELKVDLRDVGVYWWRGGTLSRQVFHWKRLPQSLACKSARQAGRKKIPTIVYPDGSQFARRSKYIAWRAAVEMAQNVSQLILQIKELELNIKWPEILSTLSSAIATKETQKIARFFKKVIIRRKRIEATNVEYLLDFGKRENIPPVVAKHGVKFEEPSSERNRYWLSESHVPLSLLRAYEAKAINRSLKKKDSEDSSPKKKKDTNDRSRRKKKDTDDLSKMSDFSPEKPKRSRSVFDDLLEKAQKLEEAQKLEEAQNLLEQAQKLPSRLCGQCFKTVTAREAVNCKYCEALFHRKHFNVPRGAVDTVYVCNKCLAEKVEPVVSPQKKAASKKSSPKKKQKKQLRKSLRRRKQIVINLKKKTRQKNGKPGRPRKNPLSVSKNKSQKMSDSQPSNEAKNEPVKRISKRLYDKYMKGNSDKSEHTASCRKKKRTASHYSYWLDGLRWTQNTADEQATNFRKARIVFPSEDVKISETSPVCCLCKKCYSGDAIYIACENCEDWFHGDIYSITIENANNLIGFKCHACRLRAVPVCPYAQANAILKDQSDREDTIDRSIEDKHSNCPKDLFTSNDLKELHTHNIGELQSHSIEEQVPDSICLEVLEDYNDLKESDSHSTEREPVSNNTEKEPGSHSTEKELDDCNGLKELESHNNMEELDSHSTEKELDDCDGLKEPESHNNMEELDSHSTEKELDDCNGLKEPESHNNMEELDSHITERSPHDHNNLNELDNHWGEKKLDDCNCLSELGNHNNVIDLNENSPEELGCTEDSKFSAGETQCLKELDKLKDLDNLNSKKELGNHNHLDKLDRHSSLKELENHSSVEELDSHDYPKELDDQNRLNDLGNHKNDLGNHKNLKELHSAQNGQVTAVTHTDGLIDEQFNTRISNKEAMIMTSESDLVKESIALQSNGSSVDNIVPAELEMDIQVPLSLLTL, encoded by the exons atgGCGGACCTGGTGGGGAGGGCGGTGAGGAAGGCCTTCCCGGGGTTCGGGGTCTTCTCCGGCGTGGTGGAGTCGTACGACGCCGAGGCCGGGTACTTCCGCGTGCTCTACGAGGACGGCGACTCCGAGGAGATCGACGCGGACGAGATGGGCTCCATCCTCGTGGGCGCGCCCATGCCGCCGCAGCCGGAGACTCCCGGGGGTTCCGCCGGGAAGCGGCCTAAGAAGCGGAGGCGGGGGGACGGGGAGTCCCCGCAGGGGAACGTTTCTGTGGTGGCCGAGACCGTAGATGGAGATGGGCTGGCAAACGGGCCTCTGCCTGTGCTTGCAACGCCGGCGAAGGGGGGAGGAGCGGGTGGGGAAAATGGGGAGGCGATGGCGGAGACGGCGGGGAAGAAGCGGAAGATTGGCCCTAGCCCAGTTCGTCGGAGCGCGAGACAAGCGAAGGCGGCGGCATTGGCGGCTGAAATGGAGGCGGCCGCTAATGTAGCTGCTGCTGCAGAGGCTGCCGAGACTTCATCCGCCGAGGATGTGGCTCCGGCTCTGATTGCTGCTACGCCGCAGCAGTCTGGGAGGAAGCGTCAGCGTGCAAATGGGAGTGGTCGGTCTCGCGCAGTCGCGAGGGATTTAGAGGATGCTGCGCTGGATAGGCCGCTGCAAAAGCCGAACCTGCCACCTTCGTCACAGGGCCTGGATTTGGAAGGCCTCCCTGTTATGGATGTCTTTCAAGTCTACTCCTGCTTGAGATCATTTAGCAAGCAGCTTTTCCTAAGCCCGTTTGCACTGGAGACATTTGTCGCGGCGCTGCGGTGTAAGCACGTGAACCCCTTGATAGACTGGGTGCATTTTGCTTTGCTCCGCTCTCTGAAGAACCACTTAGAAGATCTGGCCCATGAAGGAGACCCTCCGGCAATACACTGTATTAG GAATCTTAACTGGGAACTCTTAGACCTAGCAACTTGGCCAATCTATCTTGCCGAGTACTTACTGACTCGTGGTTCAGAACTGAGGTATGGTATGAAGCTTACAGATCTAAAGCTGTTAGATACAGAGTACTATTGGCAGCCAGCAACAGTAAAACTCGAGCTGCTGCGCTCACTCTGTGACGATGTTATTGAGATTGAGGCTATACGTTCAGAACTTGGTTCAAGGATGTCTGAGTTAGATGGAAATGATGAGGGCTGTAGAGCTACTGGTtcaagaagaaaaaagagaggttCTTCTGTTGTGGCCCTAGCAGATTCTTCTCAGCCTCCAGAAGGCTCTGATGATACGGATGATGGTAACAGTGACGAATGTTATTTGTGTGGTATGGATGGCAACCTGTTATGCTGCGATGGCTGTCCTTCAGCTTTTCACTCAAAATGTGTGGGGGTGGTGGAGGACCTATTGCCTGAAGGAGAATGGCATTGTCCCGAGTGTTCGATGCAGAAGTACAACGGGTCCAGAAATATGGCAAAGCTTGTCAGAGGAGCAGAGGTTCTGGGAAGTGATCCACATGGACGACTATACTTTGGCACCTGCGGCTATCTTTTGGT GGTTGATTCATGTGATGTAGACTCTCCATGTCATTATTATGGCCAGATGGATCTTCATTCCCTTATTACAGTGTTAACTCCATGTCATCCGTCTTACAATCCGATCCTAAATGTGATCTCTTTGTTTCGGGGTATTGCAACTGAAACATCTAATATTAACGGGCGATATGAGAACAGCAAGGAATGTAGTACCTCGGACCATGAAACAGACCGCAGGCAGTCATCACTGAAACAATCTAGTGAGCATGAACAGTGTACCATAGAAAAGCATGGCTCTCAACAATTGGATACCGGGAAAATTTGCACCTCAAATTCAGATCAGGATGCCTCACACCAGAGTTATACCCTGAGACGTGCGACAATTTCTCAAAACGGCAATGAAACTACTGCTAATGAGAAGCCCAATCAAACTTCACAACCTAATGCATCTGGTGCCAACAAGGATAGCTGCAATTCTAAGCAAGATGATGTTGGCTTGCATGTTAATGGTTTGTCTGCAGAGAACCAGAAAGATGCATCACCTAAAAAAGAAGCAAGTAACTGCTGTCTAAGTTCTGGGAATGCTATGTATATAAACTACTACAGTTTCGGTCAAATAGCAGCATCTGCTGCTGAAGAGTTAAAGCACAAGCTTTCAGAGAATGAGGAAGGAAAGAAGCATGGCCCGGATGCAGTTTCTTTTCGGCTAAAAACAATATGTAAGAAATATGTTAATGTTTTTGCACTGACTGATCAAAAGTTATCTGTGGAGCTCCTAAAGGAAAAATGTGGCTGGTGCAACTCCTGCCAAATCAGTGGTGGTAGTGATTGCATTTTCAGATTTACTGACGTTAAGTGTATGGAGAGTCCTAAGCCATGTGCTGTTGGTCCTTTGTCAGAAAAGAACAAGGAAAGTCATATTGTCCTTGCTACACATAGCATGTTGTCAATTGAAAAACGCCTGAATGGTTTGCTGTCTGGTCCATGGCAAAATCCACAATATAGCATGTATTGGCGTAAGGCAGTTCTTATGGCTTCAGATGTATCATCACTGAAGCAGCCTCTTCTCATG TTAGAGTCCAGTCTGCGACGTGTTGCCTTCTCAGGAGAATGGCAAAAACCAGCAGACTCTGTTGAAGTTGTTGGGTCTGCAGCCCATATCTTGGTCCGTACATCTAATAAGTCTGCAGGTTATGCAATTGCTAGAAAGCCAGGGAGGAAGCCACTTGCTATTGAGCTCAAAGTCGACCTCCGTGATGTTGGTGTTTATTGGTGGAGGGGCGGAACATTGTCCCGTCAAGTGTTTCACTGGAAGAGGTTGCCTCAGTCATTGGCCTGCAAATCTGCTCGGCAAG CGGGACGCAAGAAAATTCCCACCATAGTGTATCCCGATGGTTCACAATTTGCCAGGAGGTCCAAATACATAGCTTGGCGAGCTGCTGTGGAAATGGCACAAAATGTGTCCCAGCTCATTTTGCAG ATTAAAGAGCTTGAATTGAACATCAAGTGGCCTGAGATATTGAGCACTCTCTCTTCTGCAATTGCAACAAAGGAAACCCAGAAAATAGCAAGGTTTTTCAAGAAAGTTATAATTCGCAGAAAACGTATAGAAGCAACGAATGTGGAATATCTACTTgattttggaaagagggagaataTTCCTCCTGTTGTTGCTAAACATGGAGTAAAATTTGAGGAGCCCTCTAGCGAGAGGAACAGGTACTGGTTGAGTGAAAGTCATGTCCCGTTGAGTCTTTTGAGGGCATATGAAGCCAAAGCAATAAATCGCTCACTTAAAAAGAAAGACAGCGAGGACAGCTCACCTAAAAAGAAGAAAGACACCAATGACCGCTCACGTAGAAAGAAGAAAGACACCGATGATCTTTCTAAGATGAGCGACTTCAGTCCCGAAAAGCCAAAAAGATCAAGATCAGTGTTTGATGACCTCCTAGAGAAAGCACAAAAACTGGAGGAAGCACAAAAACTAGAGGAAGCACAAAACCTCCTAGAGCAAGCACAAAAACTTCCCAGCAGGCTTTGCGGTCAGTGTTTCAAAACAGTAACTGCCAG GGAAGCTGTGAACTGCAAATATTGTGAAG CACTTTTCCATAGAAAACATTTCAACGTTCCTAGAGGTGCTGTGGATACCGTCTATGTTTGCAACAAGTGCCTAGCTGAAAAGGTCGAGCCGGTGGTGTCTCCACAGAAAAAGGCAGCATCAAAGAAGAGCTCTCCgaaaaagaagcagaagaagcaactACGAAAGAGTTTAAGGAGAAGAAAACAGATAGTTATCAACCTCAAGAAGAAAACCAGACAGAAGAATGGCAAGCCTGGCCGGCCTAGAAAGAATCCATTGAGTGTGTCAAAGAATAAATCACAAAAGATGTCTGACAGTCAACCATCAAATGAAGCCAAGAATGAACCGGTGAAACGCATATCAAAAAGGTTATATGATAAGTACATGAAAGGCAACTCAGATAAATCCGAGCATACAGCAAGCTGTCGTAAGAAGAAGAGGACAGCTTCGCATTACTCGTACTGGTTAGATGGTCTTCGATGGACACAGAACACAGCTGATGAACAGGCAACAAATTTTAGGAAAGCAAGAATTGTTTTTCCATCTGAAGATGTTAAGATTTCAGAAACCAGTCCAGTATGCTGTCTTTGTAAGAAATGCTACAGTGGAGATGCTATTTATATTGCTTGTGAGAATTGTGAAG ATTGGTTCCATGGGGATATATATTCTATTACCATAGAAAATGCCAATAATCTCATAGGCTTCAAGTGTCATGCATGCCGTCTGAGAGCTGTTCCTGTTTGTCCATATGCACAAGCTAATGCAATTCTTAAGGATCAATCAGACAGGGAAGACACCATTGATAGGTCTATAGAGGACAAGCACAGCAATTGTCCGAAAGATCTGTTCACTTCCAATGATCTGAAAGAGCTTCACACTCATAACATTGGGGAGCTCCAGAGTCATAGCATTGAGGAACAGGTTCCTGATAGTATTTGTTTGGAAGTGCTAGAAGATTATAATGATCTGAAAGAGTCAGACAGTCATAGCACTGAGAGAGAGCCAGTCAGTAATAACACTGAGAAAGAGCCAGGTAGTCATAGCACTGAGAAAGAGCTTGATGATTGTAATGGGTTAAAGGAGCTGGAGAGCCATAACAATATGGAAGAACTTGACAGTCACAGCACTGAGAAAGAGCTTGATGATTGTGATGGGTTAAAGGAGCCGGAGAGCCATAACAATATGGAAGAGCTTGACAGTCATAGTACTGAGAAAGAGCTTGATGATTGTAATGGGTTGAAGGAGCCGGAGAGCCATAACAACATGGAAGAGCTTGACAGTCATATCACTGAGAGGAGTCCTCATGATCATAATAATCTGAATGAGCTTGACAATCACTGGGGTGAGAAAAAGCTTGATGATTGTAACTGTCTGAGTGAACTTGGCAATCATAACAATGTGATAGATCTCAATGAGAACAGTCCAGAAGAGCTTGGTTGTACTGAAGATAGCAAATTTTCTGCAGGAGAAACACAATGTCTGAAAGAGCTGGACAAACTGAAAGATCTCGACAATCTTAACAGTAAAAAAGAGCTTGGTAATCACAACCATCTGGACAAGCTTGATCGCCATAGCAGTCTAAAGGAGCTTGAAAATCATAGTAGTGTGGAAGAGCTTGATAGTCATGACTACCCAAAAGAGCTTGATGATCAGAACCGTCTGAATGATCTTGGTAATCATAAAAATGATCTTGGTAATCATAAAAATCTAAAAGAGCTTCATAGTGCTCAAAATGGCCAAGTTACTGCAGTAACACATACAGATGGTTTAATAGATGAGCAGTTTAACACTAGAATATCTAACAAAGAAGCCATGATCATGACATCCGAAAGTGATTTGGTGAAGGAATCTATTGCTTTACAATCCAACGGTAGTTCCGTGGATAATATTGTTCCTGCTGAACTGGAGATGGATATTCAGGTTCCCCTGAGCTTATTGACTTTGTAG
- the LOC123187628 gene encoding DDT domain-containing protein PTM isoform X2, whose amino-acid sequence MADLVGRAVRKAFPGFGVFSGVVESYDAEAGYFRVLYEDGDSEEIDADEMGSILVGAPMPPQPETPGGSAGKRPKKRRRGDGESPQGNVSVVAETVDGDGLANGPLPVLATPAKGGGAGGENGEAMAETAGKKRKIGPSPVRRSARQAKAAALAAEMEAAETSSAEDVAPALIAATPQQSGRKRQRANGSGRSRAVARDLEDAALDRPLQKPNLPPSSQGLDLEGLPVMDVFQVYSCLRSFSKQLFLSPFALETFVAALRCKHVNPLIDWVHFALLRSLKNHLEDLAHEGDPPAIHCIRNLNWELLDLATWPIYLAEYLLTRGSELRYGMKLTDLKLLDTEYYWQPATVKLELLRSLCDDVIEIEAIRSELGSRMSELDGNDEGCRATGSRRKKRGSSVVALADSSQPPEGSDDTDDGNSDECYLCGMDGNLLCCDGCPSAFHSKCVGVVEDLLPEGEWHCPECSMQKYNGSRNMAKLVRGAEVLGSDPHGRLYFGTCGYLLVVDSCDVDSPCHYYGQMDLHSLITVLTPCHPSYNPILNVISLFRGIATETSNINGRYENSKECSTSDHETDRRQSSLKQSSEHEQCTIEKHGSQQLDTGKICTSNSDQDASHQSYTLRRATISQNGNETTANEKPNQTSQPNASGANKDSCNSKQDDVGLHVNGLSAENQKDASPKKEASNCCLSSGNAMYINYYSFGQIAASAAEELKHKLSENEEGKKHGPDAVSFRLKTICKKYVNVFALTDQKLSVELLKEKCGWCNSCQISGGSDCIFRFTDVKCMESPKPCAVGPLSEKNKESHIVLATHSMLSIEKRLNGLLSGPWQNPQYSMYWRKAVLMASDVSSLKQPLLMLESSLRRVAFSGEWQKPADSVEVVGSAAHILVRTSNKSAGYAIARKPGRKPLAIELKVDLRDVGVYWWRGGTLSRQVFHWKRLPQSLACKSARQAGRKKIPTIVYPDGSQFARRSKYIAWRAAVEMAQNVSQLILQIKELELNIKWPEILSTLSSAIATKETQKIARFFKKVIIRRKRIEATNVEYLLDFGKRENIPPVVAKHGVKFEEPSSERNRYWLSESHVPLSLLRAYEAKAINRSLKKKDSEDSSPKKKKDTNDRSRRKKKDTDDLSKMSDFSPEKPKRSRSVFDDLLEKAQKLEEAQKLEEAQNLLEQAQKLPSRLCGQCFKTVTAREAVNCKYCEALFHRKHFNVPRGAVDTVYVCNKCLAEKVEPVVSPQKKAASKKSSPKKKQKKQLRKSLRRRKQIVINLKKKTRQKNGKPGRPRKNPLSVSKNKSQKMSDSQPSNEAKNEPVKRISKRLYDKYMKGNSDKSEHTASCRKKKRTASHYSYWLDGLRWTQNTADEQATNFRKARIVFPSEDVKISETSPVCCLCKKCYSGDAIYIACENCEDWFHGDIYSITIENANNLIGFKCHACRLRAVPVCPYAQANAILKDQSDREDTIDRSIEDKHSNCPKDLFTSNDLKELHTHNIGELQSHSIEEQVPDSICLEVLEDYNDLKESDSHSTEREPVSNNTEKEPGSHSTEKELDDCNGLKELESHNNMEELDSHSTEKELDDCDGLKEPESHNNMEELDSHSTEKELDDCNGLKEPESHNNMEELDSHITERSPHDHNNLNELDNHWGEKKLDDCNCLSELGNHNNVIDLNENSPEELGCTEDSKFSAGETQCLKELDKLKDLDNLNSKKELGNHNHLDKLDRHSSLKELENHSSVEELDSHDYPKELDDQNRLNDLGNHKNDLGNHKNLKELHSAQNGQVTAVTHTDGLIDEQFNTRISNKEAMIMTSESDLVKESIALQSNGSSVDNIVPAELEMDIQVPLSLLTL is encoded by the exons atgGCGGACCTGGTGGGGAGGGCGGTGAGGAAGGCCTTCCCGGGGTTCGGGGTCTTCTCCGGCGTGGTGGAGTCGTACGACGCCGAGGCCGGGTACTTCCGCGTGCTCTACGAGGACGGCGACTCCGAGGAGATCGACGCGGACGAGATGGGCTCCATCCTCGTGGGCGCGCCCATGCCGCCGCAGCCGGAGACTCCCGGGGGTTCCGCCGGGAAGCGGCCTAAGAAGCGGAGGCGGGGGGACGGGGAGTCCCCGCAGGGGAACGTTTCTGTGGTGGCCGAGACCGTAGATGGAGATGGGCTGGCAAACGGGCCTCTGCCTGTGCTTGCAACGCCGGCGAAGGGGGGAGGAGCGGGTGGGGAAAATGGGGAGGCGATGGCGGAGACGGCGGGGAAGAAGCGGAAGATTGGCCCTAGCCCAGTTCGTCGGAGCGCGAGACAAGCGAAGGCGGCGGCATTGGCGGCTGAAATGGAG GCTGCCGAGACTTCATCCGCCGAGGATGTGGCTCCGGCTCTGATTGCTGCTACGCCGCAGCAGTCTGGGAGGAAGCGTCAGCGTGCAAATGGGAGTGGTCGGTCTCGCGCAGTCGCGAGGGATTTAGAGGATGCTGCGCTGGATAGGCCGCTGCAAAAGCCGAACCTGCCACCTTCGTCACAGGGCCTGGATTTGGAAGGCCTCCCTGTTATGGATGTCTTTCAAGTCTACTCCTGCTTGAGATCATTTAGCAAGCAGCTTTTCCTAAGCCCGTTTGCACTGGAGACATTTGTCGCGGCGCTGCGGTGTAAGCACGTGAACCCCTTGATAGACTGGGTGCATTTTGCTTTGCTCCGCTCTCTGAAGAACCACTTAGAAGATCTGGCCCATGAAGGAGACCCTCCGGCAATACACTGTATTAG GAATCTTAACTGGGAACTCTTAGACCTAGCAACTTGGCCAATCTATCTTGCCGAGTACTTACTGACTCGTGGTTCAGAACTGAGGTATGGTATGAAGCTTACAGATCTAAAGCTGTTAGATACAGAGTACTATTGGCAGCCAGCAACAGTAAAACTCGAGCTGCTGCGCTCACTCTGTGACGATGTTATTGAGATTGAGGCTATACGTTCAGAACTTGGTTCAAGGATGTCTGAGTTAGATGGAAATGATGAGGGCTGTAGAGCTACTGGTtcaagaagaaaaaagagaggttCTTCTGTTGTGGCCCTAGCAGATTCTTCTCAGCCTCCAGAAGGCTCTGATGATACGGATGATGGTAACAGTGACGAATGTTATTTGTGTGGTATGGATGGCAACCTGTTATGCTGCGATGGCTGTCCTTCAGCTTTTCACTCAAAATGTGTGGGGGTGGTGGAGGACCTATTGCCTGAAGGAGAATGGCATTGTCCCGAGTGTTCGATGCAGAAGTACAACGGGTCCAGAAATATGGCAAAGCTTGTCAGAGGAGCAGAGGTTCTGGGAAGTGATCCACATGGACGACTATACTTTGGCACCTGCGGCTATCTTTTGGT GGTTGATTCATGTGATGTAGACTCTCCATGTCATTATTATGGCCAGATGGATCTTCATTCCCTTATTACAGTGTTAACTCCATGTCATCCGTCTTACAATCCGATCCTAAATGTGATCTCTTTGTTTCGGGGTATTGCAACTGAAACATCTAATATTAACGGGCGATATGAGAACAGCAAGGAATGTAGTACCTCGGACCATGAAACAGACCGCAGGCAGTCATCACTGAAACAATCTAGTGAGCATGAACAGTGTACCATAGAAAAGCATGGCTCTCAACAATTGGATACCGGGAAAATTTGCACCTCAAATTCAGATCAGGATGCCTCACACCAGAGTTATACCCTGAGACGTGCGACAATTTCTCAAAACGGCAATGAAACTACTGCTAATGAGAAGCCCAATCAAACTTCACAACCTAATGCATCTGGTGCCAACAAGGATAGCTGCAATTCTAAGCAAGATGATGTTGGCTTGCATGTTAATGGTTTGTCTGCAGAGAACCAGAAAGATGCATCACCTAAAAAAGAAGCAAGTAACTGCTGTCTAAGTTCTGGGAATGCTATGTATATAAACTACTACAGTTTCGGTCAAATAGCAGCATCTGCTGCTGAAGAGTTAAAGCACAAGCTTTCAGAGAATGAGGAAGGAAAGAAGCATGGCCCGGATGCAGTTTCTTTTCGGCTAAAAACAATATGTAAGAAATATGTTAATGTTTTTGCACTGACTGATCAAAAGTTATCTGTGGAGCTCCTAAAGGAAAAATGTGGCTGGTGCAACTCCTGCCAAATCAGTGGTGGTAGTGATTGCATTTTCAGATTTACTGACGTTAAGTGTATGGAGAGTCCTAAGCCATGTGCTGTTGGTCCTTTGTCAGAAAAGAACAAGGAAAGTCATATTGTCCTTGCTACACATAGCATGTTGTCAATTGAAAAACGCCTGAATGGTTTGCTGTCTGGTCCATGGCAAAATCCACAATATAGCATGTATTGGCGTAAGGCAGTTCTTATGGCTTCAGATGTATCATCACTGAAGCAGCCTCTTCTCATG TTAGAGTCCAGTCTGCGACGTGTTGCCTTCTCAGGAGAATGGCAAAAACCAGCAGACTCTGTTGAAGTTGTTGGGTCTGCAGCCCATATCTTGGTCCGTACATCTAATAAGTCTGCAGGTTATGCAATTGCTAGAAAGCCAGGGAGGAAGCCACTTGCTATTGAGCTCAAAGTCGACCTCCGTGATGTTGGTGTTTATTGGTGGAGGGGCGGAACATTGTCCCGTCAAGTGTTTCACTGGAAGAGGTTGCCTCAGTCATTGGCCTGCAAATCTGCTCGGCAAG CGGGACGCAAGAAAATTCCCACCATAGTGTATCCCGATGGTTCACAATTTGCCAGGAGGTCCAAATACATAGCTTGGCGAGCTGCTGTGGAAATGGCACAAAATGTGTCCCAGCTCATTTTGCAG ATTAAAGAGCTTGAATTGAACATCAAGTGGCCTGAGATATTGAGCACTCTCTCTTCTGCAATTGCAACAAAGGAAACCCAGAAAATAGCAAGGTTTTTCAAGAAAGTTATAATTCGCAGAAAACGTATAGAAGCAACGAATGTGGAATATCTACTTgattttggaaagagggagaataTTCCTCCTGTTGTTGCTAAACATGGAGTAAAATTTGAGGAGCCCTCTAGCGAGAGGAACAGGTACTGGTTGAGTGAAAGTCATGTCCCGTTGAGTCTTTTGAGGGCATATGAAGCCAAAGCAATAAATCGCTCACTTAAAAAGAAAGACAGCGAGGACAGCTCACCTAAAAAGAAGAAAGACACCAATGACCGCTCACGTAGAAAGAAGAAAGACACCGATGATCTTTCTAAGATGAGCGACTTCAGTCCCGAAAAGCCAAAAAGATCAAGATCAGTGTTTGATGACCTCCTAGAGAAAGCACAAAAACTGGAGGAAGCACAAAAACTAGAGGAAGCACAAAACCTCCTAGAGCAAGCACAAAAACTTCCCAGCAGGCTTTGCGGTCAGTGTTTCAAAACAGTAACTGCCAG GGAAGCTGTGAACTGCAAATATTGTGAAG CACTTTTCCATAGAAAACATTTCAACGTTCCTAGAGGTGCTGTGGATACCGTCTATGTTTGCAACAAGTGCCTAGCTGAAAAGGTCGAGCCGGTGGTGTCTCCACAGAAAAAGGCAGCATCAAAGAAGAGCTCTCCgaaaaagaagcagaagaagcaactACGAAAGAGTTTAAGGAGAAGAAAACAGATAGTTATCAACCTCAAGAAGAAAACCAGACAGAAGAATGGCAAGCCTGGCCGGCCTAGAAAGAATCCATTGAGTGTGTCAAAGAATAAATCACAAAAGATGTCTGACAGTCAACCATCAAATGAAGCCAAGAATGAACCGGTGAAACGCATATCAAAAAGGTTATATGATAAGTACATGAAAGGCAACTCAGATAAATCCGAGCATACAGCAAGCTGTCGTAAGAAGAAGAGGACAGCTTCGCATTACTCGTACTGGTTAGATGGTCTTCGATGGACACAGAACACAGCTGATGAACAGGCAACAAATTTTAGGAAAGCAAGAATTGTTTTTCCATCTGAAGATGTTAAGATTTCAGAAACCAGTCCAGTATGCTGTCTTTGTAAGAAATGCTACAGTGGAGATGCTATTTATATTGCTTGTGAGAATTGTGAAG ATTGGTTCCATGGGGATATATATTCTATTACCATAGAAAATGCCAATAATCTCATAGGCTTCAAGTGTCATGCATGCCGTCTGAGAGCTGTTCCTGTTTGTCCATATGCACAAGCTAATGCAATTCTTAAGGATCAATCAGACAGGGAAGACACCATTGATAGGTCTATAGAGGACAAGCACAGCAATTGTCCGAAAGATCTGTTCACTTCCAATGATCTGAAAGAGCTTCACACTCATAACATTGGGGAGCTCCAGAGTCATAGCATTGAGGAACAGGTTCCTGATAGTATTTGTTTGGAAGTGCTAGAAGATTATAATGATCTGAAAGAGTCAGACAGTCATAGCACTGAGAGAGAGCCAGTCAGTAATAACACTGAGAAAGAGCCAGGTAGTCATAGCACTGAGAAAGAGCTTGATGATTGTAATGGGTTAAAGGAGCTGGAGAGCCATAACAATATGGAAGAACTTGACAGTCACAGCACTGAGAAAGAGCTTGATGATTGTGATGGGTTAAAGGAGCCGGAGAGCCATAACAATATGGAAGAGCTTGACAGTCATAGTACTGAGAAAGAGCTTGATGATTGTAATGGGTTGAAGGAGCCGGAGAGCCATAACAACATGGAAGAGCTTGACAGTCATATCACTGAGAGGAGTCCTCATGATCATAATAATCTGAATGAGCTTGACAATCACTGGGGTGAGAAAAAGCTTGATGATTGTAACTGTCTGAGTGAACTTGGCAATCATAACAATGTGATAGATCTCAATGAGAACAGTCCAGAAGAGCTTGGTTGTACTGAAGATAGCAAATTTTCTGCAGGAGAAACACAATGTCTGAAAGAGCTGGACAAACTGAAAGATCTCGACAATCTTAACAGTAAAAAAGAGCTTGGTAATCACAACCATCTGGACAAGCTTGATCGCCATAGCAGTCTAAAGGAGCTTGAAAATCATAGTAGTGTGGAAGAGCTTGATAGTCATGACTACCCAAAAGAGCTTGATGATCAGAACCGTCTGAATGATCTTGGTAATCATAAAAATGATCTTGGTAATCATAAAAATCTAAAAGAGCTTCATAGTGCTCAAAATGGCCAAGTTACTGCAGTAACACATACAGATGGTTTAATAGATGAGCAGTTTAACACTAGAATATCTAACAAAGAAGCCATGATCATGACATCCGAAAGTGATTTGGTGAAGGAATCTATTGCTTTACAATCCAACGGTAGTTCCGTGGATAATATTGTTCCTGCTGAACTGGAGATGGATATTCAGGTTCCCCTGAGCTTATTGACTTTGTAG